DNA sequence from the Coccidioides posadasii str. Silveira chromosome 5, complete sequence genome:
CCGCCGAAAGTAAGCATTTTGACTCCCGATTTAGCCGCTGTTTGAATAGCGTGCGTGACGATATACTCGATGGAGCCGGAAGGTGAACCAGGGAAGTCCAAGCTATATTTGACTTGCATACCGTTTTTAGGAGAGAGCTGCGCAAGCGTAACAAAGGAGCAGATATTGCCGTCGCGGTCGGTAGCATAGAAATACTGTCTGTGCCGTTGGTCCCGCCACGGTCTTATGTGAGAGAGGTGGATTTGCGTTCCTTTGCGGTTGGAAAGCCAGCCATGAATTCGCTTGTCGATTCTCTCCTGGAGCTTCCCAGGTATTGACTGGCCGAACTGGAAAGTGGTGATTTTTACTCCGTTGTTCTCAGCTTGGCGAATCTTGCGGGCTATTTCACCGTCAGACGCGGCTTGATTGTGCAGCGGATCGACTCGTTCTTCAGCAACGCAGGACAGGCTCCGCCAGCCGAGTTTTTCACCGAGGATATCTTCGACCTCGAGGCAGCAGAGGATCCAGATGGGTTTTAGTCGAGTCTCCTTCTTGAGCCAGCGGAGGAACTGTGGTACAATTTTTGGGTACTGTGAAACATCGCAGAGTGGATTTCCTGCGATGATAGCGTACCCGTTGATGGGTACGTAGGCAACTGCGGCGCCAGTATTGACGTCCCTCCATACCTGAAATCGTTCATCGAACCAAGACGTGGAGGTGGCATCGCCGTAATTTGCAATAAGGTCTGCGAGTTCCTGGAACTTTCGTTCGATTAGCGGAGCCTCATTCGCCGATGTCGAATTACTTTCCCATGGAGGGTGAAGTGTGGATGCTTCCGGGTGTCTTAGAACCATTGGTTGGTCTTGAGCCGGGAAGCTCTTGGGATCACGGTGGAACATTGAAGCAAGTCGTATATTGCCCAGTTTCAGAATTAACATCAGCATTCTCTCCAAACCAATACCAGCACCGGCGTGAGGAGGTACACCCCATTGGAATCCTTCCATATATTCTTCCATGGAGGCAGGATCGACACCCATTTGCCTCATACGCTCTTCAAGCATGATTGGATTATGAATACGCTGCCCACCAGATACGATTTCTTGACCTCGTACGAAAATATCGTACGCGTTCGTGAATCTGTTATCATTTGGGTCAGGCATCGCGTAGAAAGGTCGAGCGGACGCGGGGAATTTGTCCATGATGTAATAGTCAGTGTGGTATTTCTCCTTGACTAGTTCACCTAGTCGAATCTCGTCGCGAGTTGAAATATCTTCCAGGTCTGAGAGCTCTTTCCCATCCTCAGTTCTCCATCCAGATTCGTTGAGCATCCTGATACCTTCGGAGAACGTGATGATAGGGGTCTTGTCCAGCCAGACCAGATCCTCAGAGGGAAATTGGTGCTTGACGATCTGCACCTCTCGTCTGTGCTTGCCATAAATTACCTCGAAGATCTTTTTTATCACTTGATCAATGACTTCCAGAGATTCATGATAATGCTCCTCAATCGCCATTTCGATATCTAAACCCGTGTATTCAGTTAAGTGTCTATGGGTATTGGAGTTTTCCGCGCGGAAGACTGCTCCAATCTCGTAGACTCGCTCAAAATCAGAAGCGATAGCCATTTGTTTCGCAAGCTGAGGACTTTGGGCTAAGAAAGCAGGACGATTGAAATAACGTACGCTGAAAACGCTGGCCCCCGATTCGGTCGCTGCGCCCTGCAACTTTGGTGTGTGTATCTCAATGAAGCCCATTGAGTCCAACGTGGAACGGAAATATGAAGAGATTACGGACTGAATGCGGAAAATTGACTGGGACGTGTCTGTCCGAAGATCAAGGATGCGATTCGATAATCTTGTCCGGTCCGGCACTCGTGTACGTCTACCTTCGatcttttcctcttccacTGCTGGGAGTTCGGCTTCATAGACGCTGAATGGGATTGGCTCTTCTCTTCGGACGATGACATGGATTTCCTGGATATGTACCTCCAGGTCATGCATAGTTGTCCCAATGACGGGAACTTCTGGTTTTCGGATCACCCCCTTCACTTTGAGTATAGAGCCAACCCGGATGTGCTCTGCCCACTGAATCATAAGAATAGATATCTCTCCCTTCTTCTCGGTAAGGACGCCTTGTAGAGTGATCACTTGCTGACGGAAAACAAGAAAAACCAACTTCTGTCCCATGCGGCGAACGACATGAAGGCGCGCACGAAAAGTGATCTCCTGCCCAGCCATGTCGGGAGTGATTGAATCAAACTTGGCGAGGGTTTGTCGTGGGCGATCCCGTGATTGCATAAAGGGCAAATCCCCATATCGCGCCCGCATCTCATCAGTTTCCTCCTTTGCAGCTTGTtcatctctctctttcttcctcaCAAGATCAATACTGGATTCTTCACTCGCTCGAGAACGGGATTGTGATTTCGCTTTCCGTCGTGTTTCACGTCTAAGCTCCTTTCGGCTCATGGACTCGCTATCCTCGCTTGTGTCATCGCTCGAGTATACGAAGTCGCGGCCATGCATGAATTGAGCTATGCTCCGGCGGGGTGATACCAATTCGCTATCTGAGCTGACCTTTTTAATTTTTGCCAATGCTAGCTTAATCGACATGGTGACTTGCGGTGGTGCTCTTTCACGAGTATCGCCCTTTTGTCTCTTCCGGTAGGTCCTTGACCCTCAATGTATTCGTCGAAATTTCGCCTTAAAGGCCGTTATTGCTTACGGGCAGGATTGCAGCAGAAGCAACGTCAACAGAACAGAATTTTCTGTTGGGGAATGACTATTTTCTAGAAAAAGATTGACACTGATCACTCGAACGGTTAGCTCAGTTCGCAAAGGCAGAATAATCAAGGAAGACTCGTATATCACCCGGGGAGAACAGTCGCGGATGGAGGGTGACTTCACCTGTGATCGAATGTGTTTTGGACGCTCATCAAGTTTGGAAGTGTTCCTGAGGCGATGAGTGGTTAAAGGAACAGGAAATGGGTAACTTTATCACCAGGATGGTAGACCTATGCCGCGGTTCATTGTGCTTCTATACGATGTCTGTTGATGGAAAAGGAAATACTTTCGCAAAGAGCTTACTGCGACGGGGAGGCAAGTACTCTTATACAGAGATTGGCTTCAATACGGGGGCTGCTAGATCATGGCGGGGGCTGGATATCAGAACGAAATACCGCactcgtactccgtatctgCAAATCTAAACGAGTCACACTTACAGGCGCAACCGTGCTAAAAAGAATTGGCCCaaaaagcttgaataatGCTCAGAGCGGTCTTTTACCAAATGACCAAAACTTAGTTCCACTACGGTCAATGTCCCCAGCTCACACTTCCCCAATATCGGGGCTTAACTAAATCCCGGAGATCCCCTGAGATTTCGTTTCGAAAGTAAATCTTGCCGTCTCGCGCGCTGCTCGCAATAATGCGGGCGATGGCAAAACGACGAGAGCTGGACAAGAAGCAGCGACGAGAGGCAGTTAATGACGTCATGACAGGTAGTGAAGAAAAGGCGCCGGCGAGAGCGGAGCCAATCGCCGAATCCACGAACTTTGTTACGTCATTGCCCCGTGCACAGAGCCGACAAGCCTGCGGAGTACAGGGCAGCTGGGGCTTTGACTTGGTAGTTCCTCGGAATCGAAGCAGCTGAAATTCCTCAGGACGGAAGGCAAAAAGGGCCTGGAACCACTGTCCTCTTCGTGGCCATCGGGAGACATCGGCTGCGCGATATATGCTCACGTAAGCTGAAGCCATCAATGTCGTAGTTAGTTATACAGAAATGATATTGGTAATCGTTACGAGGTATAGGTGACTGGGTTCTGGCAAGCATGAACTCGTGCTGGAGGATTTAGGAGATGAGTTCTTTCCTTTCTACGACTGGACCGTGGGACCGCTCCCTTTATCCCGGATATATCATgcttgatattctaaatGAGACCAATCCCACTCTAGTTCGGTTTTATCAAGCTAATGAAATGGGTCGGAGGCGTCAAAGTCAGGTTGTTCCCGCAAAGATGACCAAACTCAAGGGAGAATACCAGAGAATTGGATGTCGTCCTCCCTTATGAGCTTGGGTCCTGTCATGTAAAACCTCTGCACGTTGCTTGGTAGCACTGTTCCTGACCTCGGCTGACCATGGCTGGATAAAGTTATCACCACCGGATTGGGGCTCTCAACGAATACCGGAAAGTGAAAAATAGGTAGAAGAGGTCAAGCTTAAGAGTCAGTGGCAGAAGAAGGCCTAGGTGATCGGTAATAGGCAGCATGTGGCGGGTCCATTTCACAGGGCTGGAGGGTAAGCGCTTGAACCTGTGATTTTGCCATCTTAGGTGTTGTTATACCGTTATGTCATTTATCTGGGCATCAGGGCAACTGTCCATTGCTACCCATCCGGATATCATGAATTCTGAGAGACACGAGTGGAAAAGTGTGCTGCTGCCCACATGCTGGCCGGGAGGGCCAGCCTAGACCGTCCGGGCCGAGTTTTATTCCGATAAATTTCAGCCGCTAGCCGAAAAGCTTATTAGTCAAGTGCCGGGAAGCCAAATTCAACGTCATATATCAGACAGGGCTGCGAAGCGGGATGGTGTTGCTTCTGGGACGTCCGTTAAAAGACTGAATCTTGATATTCGATCATTTTATCCCAGGATTCCAggattttatttttccttgCCGTTCGGAATTTTCATGCTCCCTTAGCTAACGGCGAGCTCTAAACCCCATGACAGCATCCCTCAGTAAACTTGGAAACGATCCCAAATCAGGATCTGACCTTTGGGCCAACCATGTTGTTCCATCATATGAATTAACGGGCTGCAAACAGGAATGGAGGGGTTGTTCATCAGTCTTAGGCAGCATGAAGATTTGAACCAAGGAGCCCAAATATAAAACCGTTGACCGTGCGAGGACTTGGGAGATGATCATCAAGCTTCCTAAGAATTCTTTTCTATGCTCAAATTACCATTAGGGACCACACCTAACCGAGCCCTGAGCTCTATTTCACGTTTCACTatcttttcaagaaaatatCCATttcatcgtcaattttcTGCCTCAACCGCCACCATGGGCCTCTCAGACTCGGTTAAAAAGGACCACAGGGAGTTGGAGGATTATTATAACCAAATCATCAATGCCACTGACGACGATACTAAAATTCGGTATCGGAATCAATTCACCTGGGAACTGGCGCGGCACTCAATTGGCGAGGAACTACTAGTCTATCCAGCTTTTGAAAAGCATCTCCACTTAGAtgggaagaagaaagcagatAGAGATAGGCAGGAGCATCAAGTGGTATTATCTACTAATAATCACGGGCgcatctttgaagaaaaatTTTTAATTCATTTCTAGGTCAAAGAGCAGCTCAAACAGTTCCAGAACATGGAACCGACCGAGCCAAATTTCATTCCCACGATCAAATCACTGATGAGCAATTTGAGCGAACATATCAAGGAGGAAGAGGCTGAAGACCTCCCTGCTCTGGAAGAGGCTCTGTCGACTGAAGAGAGCGACGAGCTTGAGAAGTCATTTGGACGGACCAAAATGTTTGTGCCCACCCGCTCGCATCCTTCGGCGCCAGATAAGCCACCATTCGAGACGGCCATCGGCCTTATGACGGCTCCAATTGATATGATCGGGGATATGTTTAGAAAATTCCCCAAATAAAGTCTTTATCGCACATTCATGGACATGGACTAGCAGAAGACTTTGGGGGTTGTCCATGCTGTATGATGATGCTGTTGTACATAAATTGCATGCACTTGTTAGTTATGAAGGTTCAGTTTCTTCAATAAGTGTCCATATAGTATGGTCGCAATGTAAGGGTAGCAGGATCTTTTGGGGCATTGTTGGAGACAAGATGAAGTGATAGTCTTAGCTCTAAGGAGCTATGCAAACACATAGCCATTTACCAGCCAGCCGGCCAGCCAGAATAAGAGCTTGCGCATTTTTATACAATGTTTCAATAGATTGCACTCAAAGTGGCTGCGAAGGCGGCTGACCATTTCGTGCTCTCAAAATTATCAGAACAAGCTTCGCGTAAATATCCAAATAGTAGCTGGTGATGCAAAGCCACAGTCTTACTTCATAAGCCGAATCATCTTTGCGTAGCAAATCCGCAGTGGCAGTAATAAGCATCACTAAACAGGTAATTTTTTGACCATAGTTATTCGTCCGCGGTTTTCAGCCTGCTTTGCCATcaaaaagggggaaaaaggcTCTCGTAGACTGCTAGGCCAGATAGCAGATACTCCGGCAACTAGGGCACTCGATATGGCGTGAGATGGTCGTTGCTGTCAATCGTCCAAGTTTTAGCGGTGCTGCAGATCTGGGGATATTTCTCCAAGAACGCGGTATCAATTCATCCAGTCAGACGGGTGCAGTCTTGCGCCACACACGGAGTAACTTGCTGGATCCCCATCAATCGAACAACGCCAATTTTCCAAGGACATAACGTGCATTCGAATGTCAAGTCGTCGTCCACCGGGCGTCAAAGCTGAGGAGACCT
Encoded proteins:
- a CDS encoding uncharacterized protein (EggNog:ENOG410PFAW~COG:J~BUSCO:1474at33183), with the translated sequence MSIKLALAKIKKVSSDSELVSPRRSIAQFMHGRDFVYSSDDTSEDSESMSRKELRRETRRKAKSQSRSRASEESSIDLVRKKERDEQAAKEETDEMRARYGDLPFMQSRDRPRQTLAKFDSITPDMAGQEITFRARLHVVRRMGQKLVFLVFRQQVITLQGVLTEKKGEISILMIQWAEHIRVGSILKVKGVIRKPEVPVIGTTMHDLEVHIQEIHVIVRREEPIPFSVYEAELPAVEEEKIEGRRTRVPDRTRLSNRILDLRTDTSQSIFRIQSVISSYFRSTLDSMGFIEIHTPKLQGAATESGASVFSVRYFNRPAFLAQSPQLAKQMAIASDFERVYEIGAVFRAENSNTHRHLTEYTGLDIEMAIEEHYHESLEVIDQVIKKIFEVIYGKHRREVQIVKHQFPSEDLVWLDKTPIITFSEGIRMLNESGWRTEDGKELSDLEDISTRDEIRLGELVKEKYHTDYYIMDKFPASARPFYAMPDPNDNRFTNAYDIFVRGQEIVSGGQRIHNPIMLEERMRQMGVDPASMEEYMEGFQWGVPPHAGAGIGLERMLMLILKLGNIRLASMFHRDPKSFPAQDQPMVLRHPEASTLHPPWESNSTSANEAPLIERKFQELADLIANYGDATSTSWFDERFQVWRDVNTGAAVAYVPINGYAIIAGNPLCDVSQYPKIVPQFLRWLKKETRLKPIWILCCLEVEDILGEKLGWRSLSCVAEERVDPLHNQAASDGEIARKIRQAENNGVKITTFQFGQSIPGKLQERIDKRIHGWLSNRKGTQIHLSHIRPWRDQRHRQYFYATDRDGNICSFVTLAQLSPKNGMQVKYSLDFPGSPSGSIEYIVTHAIQTAAKSGVKMLTFGGGATATLTPGHNISSTKAKILATTYEAIVKQFKLNRKTEFRAKLGAHEDPVYIAYPKHGLGTKGIRAVLNFFED
- a CDS encoding uncharacterized protein (EggNog:ENOG410PNRD~COG:S) produces the protein MLKLPLGTTPNRALSSISRFTIFSRKYPFHRQFSASTATMGLSDSVKKDHRELEDYYNQIINATDDDTKIRYRNQFTWELARHSIGEELLVYPAFEKHLHLDGKKKADRDRQEHQVVKEQLKQFQNMEPTEPNFIPTIKSLMSNLSEHIKEEEAEDLPALEEALSTEESDELEKSFGRTKMFVPTRSHPSAPDKPPFETAIGLMTAPIDMIGDMFRKFPK